A stretch of the Argentina anserina chromosome 6, drPotAnse1.1, whole genome shotgun sequence genome encodes the following:
- the LOC126801245 gene encoding uncharacterized protein LOC126801245 has translation MLGRSTFSRPGNFRPENLGPNAVALIRNLGFAFFVFCVLIFTIIAATYEPEDPLFHPSTKISNFLTSTSNATFKSDTTEAKTGENFLAPNQTEVASFINATDVVKLMSEVAVAGEGENVEAEGAAASACEGPIDCRDPEVFHLMMTAAIEKFKDIHFYRFGKGVRGESDTTCDMAWRYRPKEGKTASFYKDYRRFTISRTNCTLSVADIGEYHTGVNARKKKRKPGFQKPGGKQDEGSVFPVYGEPVNDKLPVIESEGSFRGGKYLVYVGGGDRCKSMNHFLWSFLCALGEAQYLNRTLVMDLSICLSSIYTSSNQDEEGKDFRFYFDFEHLSESASVLDQKQFWVDWDKWQKKDGLRLHVVENFQVTPMKLHDVKDTLIMRKFGSVEPDNYWYRVCEGETESVVQRPWHLIWKSKRLMDIVSAIASRLNWDYDSVHIERGEKAQNKELWPNLAQDTSPDSLLSTLGNKVEDGRNLYIATNEPDTSFFDPLKDKYTTHFLDEYKDLWDEKSEWYSETTKLNNKVPVEFDGYMRVSVDTEVFLRGKRQIETFNDLTNDCKDGINTCNTAAS, from the coding sequence ATGTTGGGTCGGTCCACATTTTCCAGACCAGGAAATTTCCGGCCTGAGAATCTTGGCCCCAATGCCGTAGCTTTGATCAGAAACCTTGGCTTTGCGTTTTTCGTATTTTGTGTGCTAATCTTCACCATAATTGCTGCCACTTATGAACCTGAGGACCCTTTGTTTCACCCCTCAACCAAGATCAGTAATTTCCTCACATCCACATCCAATGCCACTTTCAAATCTGACACCACTGAAGCCAAGACTGGGGAGAATTTCCTGGCTCCAAATCAGACAGAGGTTGCTAGCTTTATCAATGCCACTGATGTAGTTAAGTTGATGTCTGAAGTAGCTGTGGCCGGGGAAGGAGAGAATGTAGAGGCTGAGGGGGCTGCTGCTTCGGCTTGCGAGGGTCCCATTGATTGCAGAGACCCTGAGGTGTTCCATTTGATGATGACTGCGGCGATAGAGAAGTTTAAGGATATACATTTTTATAGATTTGGGAAAGGAGTGAGGGGTGAGAGTGATACCACTTGTGATATGGCTTGGAGGTATAGGCCTAAGGAAGGGAAGACGGCTTCGTTTTACAAGGACTATAGGAGGTTTACTATTTCGAGGACTAATTGTACTCTGAGTGTGGCTGATATTGGGGAGTACCATACGGGAGTGAATgctaggaagaagaagaggaaaccCGGGTTTCAGAAGCCGGGTGGGAAGCAAGATGAGGGTAGTGTATTCCCGGTTTATGGGGAACCCGTAAATGATAAGCTGCCGGTGATTGAGTCTGAGGGTTCATTTCGCGGTGGTAAGTACTTGGTTTATGTGGGTGGTGGAGACAGGTGCAAGAGCATGAACCATTTCTTGTGGAGCTTTTTGTGTGCTTTGGGAGAGGCTCAGTACCTGAACCGGACTTTGGTCATGGATTTGAGTATTTGTCTCTCGTCGATTTACACTTCATCAAATCAAGACGAGGAAGGGAAGGATTTCAGGTTTTACTTTGATTTTGAGCATTTAAGTGAGTCGGCATCGGTCTTGGACCAAAAACAGTTTTGGGTCGATTGGGATAAATGGCAGAAGAAAGATGGGTTGCGTCTTCATGTTGTGGAAAATTTCCAGGTCACACCTATGAAACTTCATGACGTGAAGGATACTTTGATTATGAGGAAGTTTGGCTCTGTGGAACCAGACAATTATTGGTATAGGGTGTGTGAAGGGGAGACAGAATCTGTCGTTCAACGACCATGGCATTTGATTTGGAAGTCGAAAAggttgatggatatagtgtcTGCAATTGCGTCAAGATTGAACTGGGATTATGACTCTGTGCATATTGAGAGAGGAGAGAAGGCACAGAATAAGGAGCTTTGGCCTAACCTTGCTCAAGATACTTCACCTGATTCACTTCTCTCTACCCTGGGGAACAAAGTTGAAGATGGGAGGAACCTCTACATTGCAACAAATGAACCCGATACATCTTTCTTTGATCCTCTGAAAGACAAGTATACCACTCATTTTCTTGATGAGTACAAGGATCTTTGGGATGAGAAAAGCGAGTGGTATTCTGAGACCACCAAGCTTAACAATAAAGTTCCAGTTGAGTTTGATGGTTACATGAGGGTGTCAGTTGATACAGAAGTGTTCTTGAGAGGGAAAAGGCAGATTGAAACTTTCAATGATCTCACGAATGATTGCAAGGATGGTATCAACACTTGCAACACTGCCGCTAGCTAA
- the LOC126798789 gene encoding U-box domain-containing protein 3 — MGQEEQSTVVVEEEEGEEERHEISEPWSQRKQTLILEISSKLINGDLDAKIEAARDIRNLVRKSASSSSSSSSSSSSAKTQLKLGASGVIPPLVTMLVSPNPDARQASLLALLNLAVRNDRNKVNIVTAGAVPPLVELLKFQNGNLRDLATAAILTLSAAALNKPIIAASGAAPLLVQILSSGSVQGKVDAVTALHNLSTCKDNATAILEATAVPPLINLLKECKKYSKFAEKTTALLEIISNSGEGRIAISNVEGGILALVETVEDGSLVSTEHAVGALLTLCQSCRDKYRELILKEGAVPGLLRLTVDGTAEAREKARLLLGLLRDSPQEKQLASSVLERIVYDIATRVDGADKAAETAKRLLEDMVKRSMEHSMSRIQQRAASCTPNIRST, encoded by the exons atggggcAAGAGGAGCAGAGCACAGTGGttgtggaagaagaagaaggtgaagaagaaaggcatgaaatttcagagccATGGAGCCAAAGGAAGCAGACCCTAATCCTAGAAATCTCATCCAAGCTCATCAATGGTGATCTTGACGCCAAAATTGAAGCCGCCAGAGACATCAGAAACTTGGTCAGAAAGtctgcttcttcttcgtcttcctcctcctcctcttcttcttcggcCAAGACTCAATTGAAGTTGGGAGCTTCAGGTGTGATTCCACCTCTGGTGACTATGCTGGTGTCTCCTAACCCAGATGCTCGCCAGGCTTCTCTTCTTGCCCTCCTCAACCTAGCTGTTCGCAATGATAG AAACAAGGTCAACATTGTGACAGCTGGAGCTGTTCCTCCTCTTGTTGAGCTCCTCAAGTTCCAGAATGGTAACCTGAGGGATTTAGCCACTGCAGCAATCTTAACACTCTCCGCTGCTGCATTGAACAAGCCAATTATTGCAGCTTCTGGAGCTGCACCGCTCCTTGTTCAGATCCTAAGCTCTGGAAGTGTTCAAGGGAAAGTTGATGCTGTAACCGCCCTACATAACCTCTCTACCTGCAAAGACAATGCAACTGCAATTCTTGAGGCTACAGCTGTTCCTCCTCTTATCAACCTCCTCAAAGAATGCAAAAAGTATTCCAAGTTTGCTGAGAAAACTACTGCCCTTCTTGAGATCATATCCAACTCAGGAGAAGGGCGCATTGCAATCTCAAACGTAGAGGGTGGGATCCTAGCCTTAGTAGAGACTGTTGAAGATGGATCCCTTGTCAGCACAGAACATGCTGTTGGAGCTTTGCTAACTTTATGTCAGAGCTGCCGAGATAAATACCGGGAACTCATTCTAAAAGAAGGTGCAGTCCCGGGCCTTCTGAGGTTGACTGTAGATGGCACAGCTGAAGCTCGGGAGAAAGCTCGTCTACTGCTGGGTTTGCTTAGAGATTCTCCCCAGGAAAAGCAGTTGGCGTCCTCAGTTCTTGAGAGAATCGTATACGACATTGCCACAAGGGTGGATGGAGCTGATAAAGCTGCTGAAACGGCAAAGAGATTACTGGAAGACATGGTTAAACGAAGCATGGAGCACAGCATGAGCCGCATACAGCAGAGAGCTGCATCTTGTACCCCTAATATTCGGTCGACATGA